TGGATAAAGTATCCTTTGTCGGATCGGCCATTTCAGTAAATGTTGTCCCTGTAGCAAAACGCTGCTGGGAAAATCCCGGATTACTGCCGCAAAATAGCATACAAGCCAGGGCAATAGAAGAATAAATTGTAGTTTTAGGCATAACAGTTATAATTAACAAAACTTTAGCGAAGCGATGATCTTCTTTCCAGCCCAGGAGCAGGGTGCTCGCAGAAAAAAGGCAAACAACTTCTGTTTGCCTTAAAAATAGTAAAATTTTATTTATCTATAACTAACTTTGTTCAAAAATTTCAGAAAGTGCTTTATACAGTTCAGGATGATGGGTCTTGAATTTCGCTGGGTCCTCAAAGAAATATTCAGACGCAACTGCAAAAAACTCGGCTGGATTGGTCATGCCATAGACATCAATATCAGATTTATTCGCCTTTATTTTGGCAATCTCTTCCCGTATCAGATTCATAAAAGGAATGACTGAAGCTTTATCCATCAGATGTGTTGGAATGCCATCCACAGTACCATCGGTTTTATCGATCAAGTGTACAAATTCATGTATCGCTGTATTCTGTCCATCTTTTGGGTTCCTAAAACCATACTCCAATGCCGATTTGGACAATATCATTTGTCCGTTCATGGCTCCCTCACCTACCATTCCCATTATATTTCGGTCAGCATGGCCTTCAAATTCATACGCTGTATTGAACTGGGAAGGATAAACCATAATATTGGTCAAATTGGGATAAGTCCATTTCTTAAAGGCAAATATTGGGATAATTGCACTGGCGGCAATCATCATATAATCTTTCAGCTCAACCGCTACGCCCACACCTTCAATTTTGACTGTATCCAAAAATTTTAAACA
The DNA window shown above is from Sphingobacterium thalpophilum and carries:
- a CDS encoding zinc-dependent peptidase, whose amino-acid sequence is MLGKLFIILLIPVTIYVVYYLLNRTAKNSKAIKRVLSDEGKEILEKEVAYYRNLSDADKMEFETRCLKFLDTVKIEGVGVAVELKDYMMIAASAIIPIFAFKKWTYPNLTNIMVYPSQFNTAYEFEGHADRNIMGMVGEGAMNGQMILSKSALEYGFRNPKDGQNTAIHEFVHLIDKTDGTVDGIPTHLMDKASVIPFMNLIREEIAKIKANKSDIDVYGMTNPAEFFAVASEYFFEDPAKFKTHHPELYKALSEIFEQS